A stretch of the Glutamicibacter sp. JL.03c genome encodes the following:
- a CDS encoding pyruvate carboxylase: MFEKILVANRGEIAIRAFRASYELGAKTVAVYPHEDRNSIHRQKAAEAYQIGEEGHPVRAYLDIDEIIRVAKEAGADAIYPGYGFMSENPDLARAAAAEGIKFIGPKADVLELAGNKVAALKAAREAGIPVLESSAPSDDVDFLIAEADRIGFPIFVKAVAGGGGRGMRRVDKREDLPELMGAAMREAGTAFGDPTVFLEQAVLRPRHIEVQILADEHGNIVHLHERDCSLQRRHQKVVEIAPAPNLDDSIRQALFRDAVKFAKTLGYQNAGTVEFLVDTVGERAGQHVFIEMNPRIQVEHTVTEEVTDIDLVQAQMRIAAGESLADLGITQDSVQVRGWALQSRITTEDPANGFRPDVGTITVYRSAGGSGVRLDGGTIYTGAEVSPHFDSMLVKLTCRGRDYKTAVARARRALAEFRVRGVATNIPFIQNVLGDPQFLAGDVATDFIDARPDLLTGNESQDRGTKALNFLAHVTVNQPNGERIEGIDPRKKLPAFPGDKSDEPERSPFDGPSKSAVPADGWRQKLLELGPEGFAKALRDSKAVGITDTTFRDAHQSLLATRVRTRDLLAAAPAYAHSVPQLFSMEVWGGATYDVALRFLGEDPWKRLELLRAELPNIPLQMLLRGRNTVGYTPYPTEVTDAFVKEAAAAGIDIFRIFDALNDVSQMAPAIKAVRETGTAVAEVALCYTGNLLDANEKLYTLDYYLDLAQQIVDAGAHIIAIKDMAGLLRPAAATKLVTALRERFDLPVHLHTHDTSGGQLATLMAAIDAGVDAVDVASAAMAGTTSQPSASALIAALEYTERDPGLSLDAVASLEPYWEAVRALYKPFESGLPAPTGRVYQHEIPGGQLSNLRQQAIALGLGERFEAIESMYASVNAMLGNVVKVTPSSKVVGDLALQLVGSGVSAADFEANPQNYDIPDSVIQFLSGELGNPPGGWPEPFRTKALQGRNVKARVEDLSAEDAQALGADSDTIRATLNRLLFAGPTRDFEKSVENFGDLSVLHTRDYLYGLTPGFEHVISLGTGVRLLVKLVSVSDADEKGLRTVVVTLNGQSRQIKVRDESVESTVKSAPKADPNNAGHVAAPFAGAVTVNVKTGDLVEAGQSVATIEAMKMEAGITANATGVVTQITLDGTSQVQGGDLLVVIEAK; the protein is encoded by the coding sequence ATGTTTGAAAAAATCTTGGTCGCCAACCGCGGTGAGATTGCAATTCGCGCTTTCCGAGCCAGCTACGAGCTAGGCGCAAAGACCGTTGCCGTCTACCCACACGAGGATCGAAATTCGATTCACCGCCAGAAGGCCGCAGAGGCCTACCAGATTGGCGAAGAGGGCCACCCGGTCCGCGCCTACCTGGATATCGACGAGATCATCCGCGTTGCCAAGGAAGCCGGCGCCGATGCAATCTACCCTGGCTATGGATTCATGTCCGAAAATCCCGATCTCGCTCGCGCCGCTGCGGCTGAAGGCATCAAGTTCATTGGTCCAAAGGCGGACGTACTTGAACTGGCCGGCAACAAGGTCGCGGCGCTGAAGGCAGCCCGCGAAGCCGGCATTCCAGTGCTCGAATCCTCCGCGCCAAGCGACGATGTAGATTTCCTGATCGCCGAAGCTGACCGAATCGGCTTCCCGATCTTCGTCAAGGCAGTTGCCGGCGGCGGCGGACGCGGCATGCGCCGTGTCGACAAGCGCGAGGACCTGCCGGAGCTGATGGGTGCGGCCATGCGTGAAGCAGGCACCGCTTTCGGCGATCCAACGGTCTTCCTGGAGCAGGCAGTGCTCCGCCCTCGCCACATCGAGGTCCAGATCCTGGCCGATGAACATGGAAACATCGTTCACCTCCACGAGCGCGACTGCTCGCTGCAGCGTCGCCACCAGAAGGTCGTCGAGATCGCTCCAGCGCCAAACCTGGATGACTCCATTCGCCAGGCGCTGTTCCGCGACGCGGTGAAGTTCGCCAAAACCCTGGGCTACCAGAACGCGGGAACGGTCGAGTTCCTCGTAGACACCGTGGGCGAACGTGCCGGCCAGCACGTGTTCATCGAAATGAACCCGCGCATCCAGGTCGAGCACACGGTGACCGAAGAAGTCACCGACATCGACTTGGTGCAGGCGCAGATGCGCATTGCCGCTGGCGAGTCGCTGGCGGATCTGGGCATCACCCAGGACAGCGTGCAGGTCCGCGGCTGGGCCCTGCAGTCGCGCATCACTACCGAGGATCCTGCCAATGGCTTCCGCCCGGACGTGGGAACCATTACCGTGTACCGCTCGGCCGGCGGTTCGGGCGTGCGCCTGGACGGCGGCACCATCTACACCGGCGCCGAGGTCTCCCCGCACTTCGACTCGATGCTGGTCAAGCTCACCTGCCGCGGCCGTGACTACAAGACCGCGGTAGCACGCGCGCGTCGTGCGCTGGCAGAATTCCGTGTTCGCGGTGTGGCCACCAATATCCCGTTCATCCAGAACGTGCTGGGCGACCCGCAGTTCCTGGCCGGCGACGTTGCCACCGACTTCATCGACGCGCGCCCGGACCTGCTGACCGGCAATGAGTCCCAGGACCGAGGCACCAAGGCCCTGAACTTCCTGGCTCACGTCACCGTGAACCAACCCAACGGCGAGCGTATCGAGGGCATCGACCCTCGCAAGAAACTGCCTGCCTTCCCGGGGGACAAGTCCGACGAGCCGGAGCGTTCGCCATTTGACGGTCCGTCCAAGTCGGCTGTGCCGGCTGATGGATGGCGCCAGAAGCTGCTGGAGCTCGGCCCAGAAGGATTCGCCAAGGCGCTGCGCGATTCCAAGGCCGTGGGCATCACCGACACCACCTTCCGTGACGCGCACCAGTCCCTGCTGGCTACCCGCGTGCGTACCCGAGACCTTCTGGCTGCCGCGCCGGCGTATGCGCACAGCGTGCCGCAGCTGTTCTCCATGGAGGTCTGGGGAGGTGCGACCTACGACGTTGCTCTGCGATTCCTTGGCGAAGACCCCTGGAAGCGCTTGGAGCTGCTGCGTGCCGAACTTCCGAACATCCCGCTGCAGATGCTGTTGCGCGGCCGCAACACCGTGGGCTACACCCCGTACCCAACGGAAGTCACCGACGCCTTCGTGAAGGAAGCCGCAGCGGCCGGCATCGACATCTTCCGCATCTTCGACGCGCTCAACGACGTGTCGCAGATGGCACCGGCCATCAAGGCCGTGCGGGAGACCGGCACCGCGGTGGCCGAGGTGGCACTGTGCTACACCGGCAACCTGCTGGATGCCAACGAGAAGCTGTACACGCTGGACTACTACCTGGACCTGGCGCAGCAGATTGTTGATGCTGGGGCCCACATCATCGCGATCAAGGACATGGCCGGGCTGCTGCGTCCTGCCGCGGCGACCAAGTTGGTGACCGCGTTGCGCGAACGCTTCGACCTTCCGGTGCACCTGCACACCCACGACACCTCCGGCGGCCAGCTGGCCACCTTGATGGCAGCCATCGACGCCGGTGTGGATGCTGTGGACGTGGCCAGCGCGGCAATGGCCGGGACCACCTCGCAGCCTTCTGCCTCTGCGCTGATCGCCGCACTGGAATACACCGAGCGCGATCCGGGCCTGTCATTGGATGCAGTGGCCTCGCTGGAACCGTACTGGGAAGCAGTACGCGCCCTGTACAAGCCATTCGAGTCGGGACTGCCGGCGCCAACCGGCCGTGTCTACCAGCACGAAATCCCTGGCGGCCAGCTCTCGAACCTGCGCCAGCAGGCCATCGCGCTGGGATTGGGCGAACGCTTCGAAGCCATCGAGTCGATGTACGCATCGGTGAACGCGATGCTCGGCAACGTGGTCAAGGTGACCCCTTCCTCCAAGGTGGTCGGCGACCTGGCGCTGCAGCTGGTCGGATCCGGAGTGTCCGCAGCCGACTTCGAGGCCAATCCGCAGAATTACGACATCCCGGATTCGGTGATCCAGTTCCTCTCCGGTGAACTGGGCAACCCTCCGGGCGGCTGGCCAGAGCCATTCCGCACCAAGGCGCTGCAGGGCCGTAACGTGAAGGCCCGCGTCGAGGACCTGTCAGCCGAGGACGCCCAGGCACTAGGCGCTGATTCGGACACCATCCGGGCAACCCTGAACCGCCTGCTCTTCGCCGGCCCGACCCGCGACTTCGAGAAGTCGGTGGAGAACTTCGGCGACCTGTCGGTACTGCACACCCGTGATTACCTCTACGGCCTGACCCCGGGGTTCGAGCATGTGATCTCGCTGGGCACCGGTGTCCGCCTGCTGGTCAAGCTGGTTTCGGTGTCCGACGCCGACGAGAAGGGCCTGCGCACCGTGGTGGTCACGCTCAACGGCCAGTCCCGCCAGATCAAGGTCCGCGACGAGTCGGTGGAATCCACCGTGAAGTCCGCCCCGAAGGCCGATCCGAACAACGCAGGCCATGTGGCAGCGCCGTTCGCCGGCGCGGTGACCGTGAATGTGAAGACCGGCGACCTCGTCGAGGCAGGCCAGTCGGTGGCCACGATCGAGGCGATGAAGATGGAAGCTGGCATTACCGCCAACGCCACCGGTGTCGTCACCCAGATCACCCTCGACGGGACCAGCCAGGTCCAGGGCGGCGATCTGCTCGTGGTCATCGAAGCCAAGTAG
- a CDS encoding bifunctional nuclease family protein, whose amino-acid sequence MLELEFSGIRIQLPANQPLLLLKYPDQNLYLPLWIGAPEASAIAMSEQGLTPPRPMTHDLMISVFEALGVTLERIEIVSVHNAVFVAELVFSNGKRVDSRSSDAVALAVRAKCPIMCAEDVLEEAGVSIETDGDGEEAPEEQLREFREFLDNIDPEDFSS is encoded by the coding sequence ATGCTGGAACTGGAGTTTTCCGGGATTCGTATTCAACTGCCTGCGAATCAGCCACTGCTGTTGCTTAAATATCCAGATCAGAATCTCTATCTCCCATTGTGGATCGGAGCCCCCGAAGCGTCGGCTATCGCAATGTCGGAACAGGGGCTTACCCCGCCTCGTCCAATGACTCATGATCTGATGATTAGCGTTTTTGAGGCATTGGGAGTGACGCTAGAAAGAATTGAAATCGTTTCGGTGCACAATGCTGTTTTTGTTGCCGAACTTGTCTTTTCCAACGGCAAACGTGTCGACTCCAGGTCTTCTGACGCGGTGGCTCTGGCTGTTCGGGCCAAATGCCCCATCATGTGCGCCGAAGATGTTCTGGAAGAAGCCGGAGTATCCATCGAAACTGATGGCGATGGCGAAGAAGCTCCTGAAGAGCAGCTTCGTGAGTTCCGCGAATTTTTGGACAACATTGATCCCGAAGACTTTTCTTCTTAG
- a CDS encoding AMP-dependent synthetase/ligase, whose amino-acid sequence MREYSSPIRIHTPQQSNITDLLLRHANSAANPALFAKPGADSTWQDVTASQFAADAKAIAKGFIANGINPGERIALMAKTRYEWTLVDFAIWFAGCVTVPIYETSSPSQVAWIVADSEVKAVVLESATHEGVVRRAAHQEQLDTLENIWQFGDGLDQLVEDGKAIDDEQLEARRSAVTLSDLATIIYTSGTTGRPKGCELTHSNFVELAENAAASLPQAVYPGASTIMFLPLAHVFARFISVINVAAGCRTGHTPDVKNLLGDLQSFKPNFILAVPRVFEKVYNSAMLKAEDSGKGKVFHAGVDVAVAYSKAQQSGKIPLALNLKHKLFDALLYKKLRDAMGGNIRHAVSGGGPLGERLGHFFNGIGVTVLEGYGLTETTAPITVNTLERIKIGTVGKPLPGNAVRIADDGEILAKGLCVMSGYHNRPELQAETFTDGWFHTGDIGQLDADGFLKITGRKKEIIVTSSGKNVIPALLEDQIRADALVSQCVVIGEGRPFIAALVTLDPEALPGWLDRHQLDKSTPLEELANHPAVLETIDKVIAKANTSVSKAEAIKSFRVVPADFTEETGHLTPSMKIKRAVVLKDYNELIEEIYSAPKPKE is encoded by the coding sequence ATGCGCGAATACAGCTCGCCAATTCGCATCCACACGCCTCAGCAGTCAAATATCACCGATCTGTTGCTCCGCCACGCTAACTCGGCGGCTAATCCAGCCTTGTTCGCCAAACCCGGAGCGGACTCAACCTGGCAGGACGTCACCGCATCACAGTTCGCCGCGGATGCCAAGGCCATCGCCAAGGGCTTCATCGCCAATGGAATCAATCCAGGCGAGCGCATCGCGCTGATGGCGAAAACCCGCTACGAATGGACCTTGGTCGACTTCGCGATCTGGTTCGCCGGATGCGTCACCGTGCCAATCTACGAGACCTCCTCCCCCAGCCAAGTAGCCTGGATCGTCGCAGACTCCGAGGTCAAAGCCGTCGTTCTCGAATCCGCAACCCACGAAGGCGTGGTGCGTCGGGCGGCCCATCAAGAACAGCTCGACACCCTGGAGAACATTTGGCAGTTCGGGGACGGCCTTGATCAGCTGGTCGAAGACGGCAAGGCCATTGACGACGAACAGCTCGAAGCCCGCCGATCAGCGGTGACGTTGAGCGACCTGGCCACCATCATCTACACCTCCGGCACCACCGGGCGCCCCAAGGGCTGCGAACTGACCCACAGCAACTTCGTGGAGCTGGCCGAAAATGCCGCCGCATCGCTGCCCCAGGCTGTCTACCCCGGCGCCTCCACCATCATGTTCCTGCCGCTGGCCCACGTCTTCGCGCGATTCATCTCGGTGATCAACGTGGCCGCAGGCTGCCGCACCGGGCATACTCCGGACGTCAAGAACCTGCTCGGCGATCTGCAGTCCTTCAAGCCGAATTTCATCCTCGCCGTTCCGCGCGTCTTCGAAAAGGTCTACAACTCGGCCATGCTCAAGGCCGAAGACAGCGGCAAGGGCAAGGTCTTCCACGCCGGGGTCGACGTCGCGGTCGCCTATTCAAAGGCCCAGCAATCGGGCAAGATCCCGCTGGCGCTCAATCTCAAGCACAAGCTTTTTGATGCCCTGCTCTACAAGAAATTGCGCGATGCGATGGGCGGCAACATCCGCCACGCGGTCTCCGGCGGCGGCCCGCTGGGAGAACGCCTGGGCCACTTCTTCAACGGCATCGGCGTCACCGTGCTCGAAGGCTACGGATTGACCGAGACCACTGCGCCGATCACCGTGAATACCCTTGAACGCATCAAGATCGGCACGGTCGGCAAGCCGCTGCCAGGCAATGCGGTGCGGATCGCCGACGACGGCGAGATCCTTGCCAAGGGCTTGTGCGTGATGAGCGGGTATCACAATCGCCCCGAGCTGCAAGCAGAGACCTTCACCGACGGCTGGTTCCACACCGGCGACATCGGCCAACTGGATGCCGACGGATTCCTCAAGATCACCGGCCGCAAGAAGGAAATCATCGTTACCTCCAGCGGCAAGAACGTGATTCCCGCATTGCTCGAGGACCAGATCCGGGCCGATGCGCTGGTGTCCCAGTGCGTAGTGATCGGCGAGGGCCGTCCATTCATCGCCGCCCTGGTCACCCTGGATCCCGAAGCGCTTCCGGGCTGGCTTGATCGCCATCAGCTGGATAAGAGCACCCCGCTCGAAGAGCTGGCAAATCATCCTGCGGTGCTGGAAACCATTGACAAGGTCATCGCCAAGGCGAACACCTCGGTGTCCAAGGCCGAAGCCATCAAGTCCTTCCGCGTGGTGCCAGCAGACTTCACCGAGGAAACCGGCCATTTGACTCCCTCGATGAAGATCAAGCGCGCTGTTGTGCTCAAGGACTACAACGAGCTGATCGAAGAGATCTACTCGGCGCCCAAGCCCAAGGAGTAG
- a CDS encoding MerR family transcriptional regulator: protein MESRQTGSHYGSDGGNKQSNTQGLLFTDDLPELDEHAGYRGPVVCKAAGITYRQLDYWARTGLVEPAVRGAKGSGSHRLYSFRDILVLKVVKRLLDTGVSLQQIRAAVLHLRERGVEDLAQITLMSDGASVYECTSADEVIDLVQKGQGVFGIAVGRVWREVEGSLAQLPSENSAEQAMPEDELAARRAAKAARNVG, encoded by the coding sequence ATGGAGTCACGCCAGACAGGGTCTCATTATGGGTCCGACGGTGGCAACAAGCAATCCAATACACAGGGGTTGCTCTTCACCGATGACCTGCCCGAGCTGGATGAGCATGCTGGTTACCGTGGCCCGGTTGTTTGCAAGGCTGCGGGTATCACTTACCGTCAGCTCGATTATTGGGCACGTACCGGCCTGGTTGAGCCGGCGGTTCGGGGCGCCAAGGGTTCTGGCAGCCACCGGTTGTATTCCTTCCGCGATATCCTGGTCCTGAAGGTCGTCAAGCGCCTGCTGGACACGGGAGTATCCCTGCAGCAGATCAGGGCGGCCGTACTGCATCTGCGCGAGCGCGGCGTAGAAGACCTGGCGCAGATTACATTGATGAGCGATGGTGCCTCCGTATACGAATGCACCAGTGCGGACGAAGTCATTGACCTCGTGCAAAAAGGCCAAGGAGTCTTTGGCATCGCCGTTGGACGCGTCTGGCGCGAGGTTGAAGGTTCGCTGGCGCAGCTTCCTTCGGAAAACTCCGCTGAGCAAGCCATGCCGGAAGACGAGCTCGCAGCGCGTCGTGCTGCCAAGGCCGCACGCAACGTCGGCTAA
- a CDS encoding lysophospholipid acyltransferase family protein produces MLYDFLKRFAVRPLVAIFFRVDLQGINNIPQSGAAILASNHLSVSDSVFLPAMLERTVIFLAKDEYFNGRGLKGRTTAWFFRNINQLPMDRSGGQKSAASLASAKQALDEGKILGIYPEGTRSPDGRLYRAKLGVAKLALESGAPVIPVAMIGTDKVQPIGQSLPHPGKIGIKIGKPLRFEHLAGKHDDPQALRACADEIRQAINVLSGQSYVDVYAPRKAEK; encoded by the coding sequence GTGCTGTACGACTTCCTCAAGCGATTTGCCGTTAGGCCACTGGTGGCGATCTTCTTCCGGGTGGATCTGCAGGGGATCAACAACATCCCGCAGTCCGGGGCGGCAATCCTGGCTTCAAACCACCTGTCGGTCAGCGACTCGGTGTTCTTGCCGGCGATGCTTGAACGGACGGTGATTTTTCTGGCCAAGGACGAATATTTCAATGGGCGCGGGCTCAAGGGGCGCACTACTGCCTGGTTCTTCCGCAATATCAATCAGTTGCCCATGGATCGATCAGGTGGCCAAAAGTCGGCCGCTTCGCTGGCCAGTGCCAAGCAGGCCCTGGATGAGGGGAAGATCCTGGGGATCTACCCCGAAGGCACCCGTTCGCCTGACGGGCGGCTATACCGAGCCAAGCTCGGAGTTGCGAAACTCGCACTGGAATCCGGGGCTCCGGTGATCCCTGTGGCCATGATCGGCACCGACAAGGTTCAGCCCATTGGGCAGAGCCTGCCGCATCCGGGGAAGATCGGGATCAAAATCGGCAAGCCGCTGCGCTTTGAGCATCTGGCAGGAAAACACGACGATCCGCAGGCGCTGCGAGCCTGCGCCGATGAAATCCGGCAGGCGATCAACGTGCTCTCTGGGCAGAGCTATGTCGACGTGTACGCACCCCGCAAGGCCGAGAAGTAG
- a CDS encoding class II 3-deoxy-7-phosphoheptulonate synthase, with translation MSEVNRTPLPGSSVAGPATDPQLDLWRELPIAQQPTWREHKDYQSSINELGSRPPLVFAGEVDVLRERLAQAAQGKAFLLQGGDCAETFADATADKISARVRTILQMAVVLTYGSSMPVIKMGRMAGQFAKPRSSNDETRDGVTLPAFRGDIVNGYEFTEESRAHDPKRMVQAYNTSSATLNLIRAFTQGGFADLRSVHSWNSGFMANPAHSAYEQLAGEIDSAIRFMDACGADFEALKRTEFFASHEALLLDYERALTRTDSRTGLPYDTSGHFLWIGERTRQLDHAHIDFLSRVRNPIGVKLGPTTEPDDALRLIEKLDPNREPGRLTFITRMGAKNIREKLPSLVEKVTASGAQVLWVTDPMHGNTVTSQNGYKTRNFDAVMDEVRGFFEVHDSLGTFPGGLHVEMTGDDVAECLGGADPIREEDFDSLYESVCDPRLNHRQSLEMAFLVSSALQSRSRNR, from the coding sequence GTGAGCGAAGTAAACCGAACCCCATTGCCCGGCTCCTCTGTAGCCGGCCCCGCCACTGATCCGCAGCTAGATTTGTGGCGTGAATTGCCTATTGCCCAGCAGCCAACCTGGCGTGAGCACAAGGACTATCAGTCCTCCATCAACGAATTGGGTTCGCGTCCTCCTCTGGTCTTTGCCGGCGAGGTAGATGTCCTGCGCGAACGGCTGGCTCAGGCCGCCCAGGGCAAGGCCTTCCTGCTGCAGGGTGGTGACTGCGCCGAAACCTTTGCCGACGCTACCGCCGACAAGATTTCCGCACGGGTACGCACGATCCTGCAGATGGCCGTCGTTTTGACCTACGGTTCGTCGATGCCTGTCATCAAGATGGGCCGCATGGCCGGCCAGTTCGCCAAGCCACGTTCCTCGAATGACGAAACCCGAGACGGCGTAACCCTGCCGGCATTCCGCGGCGATATCGTCAATGGCTACGAATTCACCGAGGAATCGCGGGCCCACGATCCAAAGCGCATGGTGCAGGCCTACAACACCTCATCGGCCACGCTGAACCTGATCCGCGCCTTCACCCAGGGCGGCTTTGCCGACCTGCGCAGCGTGCACTCGTGGAACAGCGGATTCATGGCCAACCCGGCGCACTCGGCGTACGAGCAGCTCGCCGGCGAAATCGACTCGGCCATCCGATTCATGGACGCCTGCGGTGCGGACTTCGAGGCGCTCAAGCGCACCGAATTCTTTGCTTCGCACGAAGCCTTGCTGCTGGACTACGAGCGTGCCTTGACCCGCACCGATTCGCGTACCGGCCTGCCCTACGACACCAGCGGCCACTTCCTGTGGATCGGCGAACGAACCCGCCAGCTGGATCACGCGCATATCGATTTCCTTTCGCGCGTGCGCAACCCGATTGGCGTGAAGCTAGGCCCGACCACCGAGCCGGACGACGCGCTGCGTTTGATCGAGAAGCTTGATCCGAATCGCGAACCAGGACGCCTGACCTTCATCACTCGCATGGGCGCGAAGAACATTCGCGAGAAGCTGCCAAGCCTGGTTGAAAAGGTCACCGCTTCCGGTGCGCAGGTACTGTGGGTCACCGACCCGATGCACGGCAACACCGTCACCAGCCAGAACGGCTACAAGACCCGCAACTTCGACGCGGTCATGGATGAAGTCCGCGGCTTCTTCGAGGTACACGACTCCCTGGGCACCTTCCCAGGCGGTCTGCATGTCGAGATGACCGGTGACGACGTAGCTGAGTGCCTCGGTGGCGCAGACCCGATCCGCGAGGAAGACTTCGACTCGCTGTACGAGTCCGTCTGCGACCCACGCCTAAACCACCGCCAGTCCCTGGAAATGGCCTTCCTGGTTTCCTCGGCACTGCAAAGCCGTAGCCGCAACCGCTAA
- a CDS encoding alpha/beta hydrolase, with product MMENDAQNTSDLPSRTPSAVLLIHGFTGSPTAIQPWAASLARSGFATAMPLLPGHGTRWQDMIPVAYRDWIEATEEAFDDLARTHEKVFVAGLSMGGALALHLATRRNVAGISLVNPGLVVDSKLAPLTPWLKHVLRSVAPISNDIAKRGMDEGAYPRTPVAAVAQLHALFAQTRSRLELVAAPVQLFRSTVDNVVSEASVRELVAGLAPGTLTEHHMLLHSKHVATLDYDAEQIFHESARFFSKLAGSAPGTTGRHP from the coding sequence ATGATGGAAAATGATGCACAAAACACCTCGGATCTCCCGTCGCGTACTCCCAGCGCGGTGCTGCTGATCCATGGCTTCACCGGTTCTCCCACGGCCATCCAGCCGTGGGCTGCATCATTAGCGCGCTCGGGATTCGCTACCGCTATGCCTCTTCTTCCCGGCCATGGGACTCGTTGGCAGGATATGATTCCGGTGGCCTACAGAGATTGGATCGAAGCCACCGAAGAGGCTTTTGACGATCTTGCCCGCACCCACGAGAAGGTCTTCGTGGCCGGGCTGTCCATGGGAGGGGCCCTGGCCCTGCATTTGGCCACTCGGCGCAACGTTGCCGGGATTTCGCTGGTGAACCCCGGGCTTGTCGTCGACTCCAAGCTGGCGCCGCTCACGCCCTGGTTGAAGCATGTCTTGCGCAGCGTGGCGCCCATCAGCAATGACATCGCCAAACGAGGGATGGACGAGGGAGCTTATCCGCGCACCCCTGTGGCGGCGGTGGCGCAGCTGCACGCCCTGTTTGCCCAGACCCGTTCACGCCTGGAATTGGTGGCCGCGCCGGTGCAGCTGTTTCGATCGACTGTTGACAATGTGGTCTCCGAAGCGTCGGTACGGGAGCTGGTCGCGGGGCTGGCCCCTGGGACCTTGACCGAACACCATATGCTGCTGCATTCAAAGCACGTGGCCACGCTGGATTATGACGCCGAACAGATTTTCCACGAGTCCGCCCGTTTCTTCTCCAAGCTAGCCGGCAGCGCGCCCGGCACGACAGGGAGGCATCCATGA
- a CDS encoding ParA family protein codes for MHVVSISSLKGGVGKTSVTLGLASAALAAGIPTLVIDLDPHADASTGLGVRANGKQPIGQMLKNARRARLQDQVVASAWQSKAAEKKSRTRIPVLDVAVGDAYTGIYDRPDLRTRDLRRLTQILSRTSGYQLVLIDCPPSLNGLTRMAWSASDQLLLVAEPSLFSVAGTERTQRALDLFRREFAPSLGPVKVVANRVRKDSAEHTFRLGEMRQMFGESMVKPEIPEHPEWQQIQGAAYSVHQWPSKATAPMLNQFDALLKEVMASAGASNR; via the coding sequence GTGCACGTAGTGAGCATCAGCAGCCTCAAGGGTGGCGTGGGAAAAACCTCCGTAACGCTCGGCCTGGCTTCAGCAGCACTTGCCGCCGGCATTCCGACTCTCGTCATTGACTTGGATCCCCATGCGGATGCCAGCACTGGCCTCGGAGTTCGGGCAAACGGAAAACAGCCAATTGGGCAAATGCTCAAGAATGCTCGTCGTGCCCGCCTGCAAGATCAGGTAGTCGCCAGCGCGTGGCAGTCCAAGGCAGCAGAGAAGAAGTCCCGCACCCGCATTCCAGTGCTGGATGTTGCCGTAGGCGATGCTTACACCGGAATCTATGACCGCCCGGATCTGCGCACCAGGGACCTTCGACGCCTCACCCAGATTCTTAGCCGCACGAGCGGTTACCAGCTCGTGCTGATCGACTGCCCCCCATCGCTCAACGGCCTGACCCGCATGGCATGGAGCGCATCGGATCAGTTGCTGCTCGTAGCAGAACCAAGCCTCTTCTCGGTGGCCGGCACCGAACGCACCCAACGCGCCCTGGACCTGTTCCGACGCGAATTCGCGCCGTCGCTGGGCCCGGTCAAGGTGGTCGCCAACCGAGTCCGCAAGGACTCGGCGGAGCACACTTTCCGTCTAGGCGAGATGCGCCAGATGTTCGGCGAGTCCATGGTCAAGCCAGAAATTCCGGAACACCCGGAGTGGCAGCAAATTCAGGGTGCCGCCTATTCGGTTCACCAGTGGCCTTCAAAGGCCACTGCGCCAATGCTCAACCAGTTTGATGCCTTGCTCAAGGAAGTCATGGCGAGCGCAGGAGCTTCGAACCGCTAG